A window from Chitinophaga filiformis encodes these proteins:
- a CDS encoding GNAT family N-acetyltransferase — translation MGDIDHGNQVAMMNLVYTNSTQSDFQKLCLELEKELFERDGDLADVNYEINKAGYMENAVVLYIDGLAVGCGAFRNYTGDAVEIKRMYVIPSYRRNNVASEILAALENSSRIKGFKEALLETGKNQPEAIAFYLKHGYAEIEKFGGYVDSENSICFKKLL, via the coding sequence ATGGGAGATATTGATCACGGGAATCAAGTAGCTATGATGAACTTAGTATATACCAATTCGACCCAAAGCGATTTTCAAAAGTTATGCCTGGAACTCGAAAAGGAGTTATTTGAGCGGGATGGCGATCTGGCTGACGTAAATTATGAAATCAACAAAGCCGGCTATATGGAAAATGCAGTTGTATTGTATATTGATGGACTGGCAGTTGGTTGTGGCGCATTTCGCAATTATACAGGAGATGCAGTGGAAATTAAACGGATGTACGTAATCCCGTCTTATCGCAGGAATAATGTAGCGTCGGAAATTTTAGCAGCACTGGAAAATTCATCGAGAATAAAGGGTTTCAAAGAGGCGCTCCTTGAAACCGGGAAAAACCAACCGGAAGCCATTGCCTTTTATCTCAAACATGGTTATGCAGAAATAGAAAAGTTTGGCGGGTATGTAGATAGTGAGAACAGCATTTGTTTTAAAAAACTGTTGTAA
- a CDS encoding NADP-dependent oxidoreductase has translation MKAIAYQKFGNTDVLQTVEEPKPVIRANEVLVKVKAVSINPMDWKIRKGEMKLMSGSTFPRHTGVDFAGVIEDTGAAVTNFKKGDEIFGVVKNNMKDGALAEYVAVPVTNVWKKPANISFAQAASIPIVGAAAVTALEKMGNINAKSHILVNGATGGFGMFLLQLLKQKKANVTAVASTKAVDLAKKWGADTVVDYTTENVLALQKNYDIIIDLSGKLGYTNARQIMKPKSLFLNPTPRPIEIPTSLFKNLFTGKKHLVMLSQASSKNMEVLLNAVSKGLQIEVSKVFPFTQSMEAYQYAERGGVIGKVAIEIN, from the coding sequence ATGAAAGCAATAGCGTATCAAAAATTTGGCAACACAGATGTTTTACAAACCGTAGAAGAACCTAAACCTGTTATCCGGGCAAATGAGGTGTTGGTAAAAGTAAAAGCCGTATCTATCAATCCGATGGATTGGAAGATCAGGAAAGGCGAAATGAAATTGATGTCCGGCTCAACATTTCCCAGGCATACCGGGGTCGATTTTGCAGGCGTTATTGAAGACACAGGCGCCGCTGTAACGAATTTCAAAAAAGGAGACGAAATCTTCGGCGTTGTAAAGAACAACATGAAAGACGGTGCGTTAGCCGAGTATGTTGCCGTACCAGTCACAAATGTCTGGAAGAAACCAGCAAACATCAGTTTCGCCCAGGCGGCCTCCATTCCTATTGTCGGTGCCGCCGCTGTTACAGCACTGGAAAAAATGGGTAACATAAATGCAAAAAGTCATATTCTGGTAAATGGCGCAACTGGCGGTTTCGGCATGTTCCTACTGCAACTGTTAAAGCAGAAAAAGGCGAACGTAACGGCTGTTGCCAGTACAAAAGCCGTAGATCTTGCCAAAAAATGGGGCGCTGATACAGTAGTTGATTACACAACAGAAAATGTACTCGCTCTGCAAAAAAATTATGATATTATTATTGATTTGTCGGGCAAGTTGGGCTATACAAACGCCAGGCAGATCATGAAGCCTAAATCACTGTTCCTAAACCCGACACCCAGGCCCATTGAAATTCCCACTTCACTCTTTAAAAACCTATTTACCGGCAAAAAGCACCTTGTAATGCTTTCCCAGGCCTCATCAAAAAACATGGAGGTACTATTGAATGCTGTCAGCAAAGGATTACAGATTGAAGTAAGCAAGGTCTTTCCATTTACCCAATCTATGGAAGCATACCAGTACGCAGAACGCGGCGGCGTCATCGGCAAAGTTGCCATTGAAATTAACTGA
- a CDS encoding SDR family oxidoreductase, producing the protein MILVTGATGHFGKLTIDFLLNKGIESSQIAVLVRNAEKAAGLSGMGLKILIGDYNDYPSLVKAFSGMDKLLFVSGTDLLNRTSQHERVVKAAVASGIRHVVYTSGEVRVEGPDSPLWAFAEVHVKTEKWLKESGLTYTILKNSLYLEYIPYFIGNVLETGMIYLPAGKGKISAALRSEMAEATATILATEGHENKSYHFVNSEAYGYADIAKYITEITGKTINYISPTEEEFRATLQQQGLAIPEEYIGIILAQARGDGEIVSDDMEKLIGRKLTTMKAFLQEVYQRS; encoded by the coding sequence ATGATTTTAGTTACAGGCGCAACAGGGCACTTCGGGAAATTGACCATTGATTTTTTACTGAATAAAGGAATTGAATCCAGTCAGATAGCAGTGTTGGTGCGCAATGCGGAAAAGGCAGCGGGCTTAAGCGGGATGGGCTTAAAAATCCTCATAGGGGATTATAACGACTATCCGTCTTTGGTTAAAGCCTTCAGCGGCATGGATAAGTTACTGTTTGTTTCTGGAACTGACCTCCTCAATCGCACTTCCCAACATGAACGGGTTGTAAAAGCAGCGGTAGCCTCGGGCATCAGGCACGTCGTTTACACCAGCGGCGAGGTAAGGGTAGAAGGCCCCGATTCTCCGCTTTGGGCTTTCGCGGAAGTACACGTTAAAACCGAAAAGTGGCTAAAAGAAAGCGGATTGACCTATACAATTCTCAAAAACAGTTTGTACCTGGAGTATATACCCTACTTTATCGGCAATGTGCTGGAAACCGGAATGATTTACCTGCCGGCTGGCAAGGGTAAAATAAGCGCGGCCTTACGTTCAGAAATGGCAGAAGCGACCGCAACCATTCTTGCCACAGAAGGACATGAAAACAAGTCCTATCATTTTGTGAACTCGGAAGCCTACGGATATGCAGATATTGCAAAATATATTACAGAGATCACTGGAAAAACCATTAACTATATTTCCCCGACGGAAGAAGAATTTAGGGCAACACTACAGCAACAAGGCTTAGCCATTCCTGAAGAATACATCGGAATCATTTTGGCGCAGGCGCGTGGTGATGGAGAGATCGTAAGTGATGATATGGAAAAACTTATTGGTAGAAAACTGACCACTATGAAAGCATTTCTGCAGGAAGTATATCAGCGTAGCTAA
- a CDS encoding NAD-dependent epimerase/dehydratase family protein: protein MQVILGANGQIADELAKELKRNYTSAIRLVSRNPIRVNETDDIFPGNLLDEAETANAVKGTEIAYLTVGLPLNSAQWAAQFPVIMKNVINACKKHGTRLVYFDNTYMYPQTGVRLTEETAFQPFGSKGRVRAQIASMLLDEMRRGKIEAVICRAPEFYGPGKTQSITRSFVFENIKRNKTIRVPVSDKTLRTLIWTPDAGRATAMIGNTFDCYQQTWHLPCDDNRLTYQQIIEYAATVRGSRLPYSVMNRFIFKIGALFSNQLKELQELLPRYGYDNIFDSAKFKDRFPKFPVTTYQEGIAELIRGF, encoded by the coding sequence ATGCAGGTTATATTAGGTGCCAATGGCCAGATCGCGGATGAATTAGCGAAAGAATTAAAGCGGAACTATACCTCCGCGATTCGCCTTGTTAGTCGTAATCCCATTAGAGTTAATGAGACAGACGATATCTTTCCCGGGAATTTATTAGATGAAGCAGAAACTGCCAATGCGGTTAAAGGAACGGAAATAGCCTACCTGACCGTCGGGCTTCCTCTAAATAGCGCACAATGGGCTGCACAGTTTCCTGTCATCATGAAAAATGTTATCAATGCTTGTAAGAAACATGGTACCAGGCTTGTCTACTTTGACAATACTTATATGTATCCGCAGACGGGTGTAAGATTGACAGAAGAGACTGCGTTTCAGCCGTTTGGAAGTAAAGGACGTGTAAGGGCGCAGATCGCTTCTATGCTTCTGGATGAAATGAGACGCGGGAAGATCGAGGCGGTCATATGTAGGGCGCCTGAATTTTATGGTCCCGGCAAGACCCAAAGTATCACGAGATCCTTCGTTTTTGAAAATATCAAACGAAATAAAACCATACGCGTACCGGTTAGTGACAAGACTTTGCGAACACTGATATGGACACCGGATGCAGGCAGGGCAACCGCTATGATCGGTAATACCTTCGATTGCTATCAGCAGACCTGGCACTTGCCTTGTGACGACAACAGGCTAACCTACCAGCAAATAATCGAGTATGCCGCTACTGTTCGTGGCAGCCGCTTGCCTTATTCCGTCATGAACAGATTTATTTTTAAAATAGGAGCGCTATTCAGCAACCAGTTGAAGGAGTTGCAGGAATTGTTGCCGAGATATGGATATGACAACATCTTTGATTCCGCTAAATTCAAAGACAGGTTCCCTAAATTTCCGGTGACCACTTACCAGGAAGGCATTGCAGAACTTATACGTGGGTTTTAA
- a CDS encoding DUF4267 domain-containing protein yields the protein MKTHPINFWGPRSASYWLTALAAVGIIFLGLRFILAPYTGAEGFGIPLAHTKEAMAYGWIKGIRDIFSGIVVLIFLISRKPRSTAFAFGAAIIIPVSDCLTILAVNGAEDVTHLLIHGITAVYMLIATILLFNANPKN from the coding sequence ATGAAAACACATCCCATCAACTTCTGGGGACCACGTTCGGCCTCCTACTGGCTCACTGCCCTAGCCGCCGTGGGTATCATTTTCCTGGGCTTAAGGTTTATACTGGCGCCCTATACCGGCGCCGAAGGATTTGGTATTCCGCTGGCCCATACTAAGGAAGCCATGGCCTATGGATGGATTAAAGGCATCAGGGACATATTTTCAGGCATTGTAGTGCTTATATTCCTTATCTCCCGCAAGCCACGGTCAACTGCCTTCGCCTTCGGCGCAGCCATTATCATCCCGGTATCCGATTGCCTCACCATTCTGGCAGTCAATGGTGCCGAAGATGTAACACATTTATTGATCCATGGCATTACAGCAGTGTACATGCTTATTGCCACCATCCTGTTATTTAACGCAAATCCTAAAAACTAA
- a CDS encoding histidine kinase dimerization/phosphoacceptor domain -containing protein, producing MRLLLFFIMTSAVIRAAAQEFSPLQADSLRHELTNASDNYTRVKTLIHLAEYHIWKKGEFAINLDSANTCLTEADRLNRTVRSTELAGHQLLMKGFMLTEEGKRKEGQVAVMQSIPLLQKSNSQRLLGLAYFELQAFYDYSDSCQRRERIRITGLAVKAFHQAGEKALEGWALTTLGDLHSIQEEYAVSNGYLLQALAIYDAIGHKKTQDAYELLGRNCNNQGDYRRAFEYALLALKAAKATSDSSMQMATINNLLGSLYRNAGRAEISIAYYQEGLTIALQHNDGPNALLMAYVLGRTYLDLHQPRKAIEVLDAIPRGLLDSSNARVKALMGMVYMEGYYARKQSKKAYKYAAVLEKLIAENTLTAEWVNRACIALVRYHLNEHDIAKARLYLDKCMTVSLLPNSPEWVSRYDISYKVDSAEGNYRAAFHALLKYKTQDDLLHNDVKTRQFQQLDVEYETSKKVDSISLLTQKTNLQATNLRQARLIRNITMIGIVLTLAVIGLLYRQYKLKQRNNKTMAIKNEHLEHLVNEKEWLLQEVNHRVKNNLQTIVSLLELQSDSLSGDAHFALQTSQNRIYATSLLYQKLYRTENVSSVNMKVYITELVQHLQDALGSSTSVTVTLDIAPIELDVSQGVPLGLIINEIITNSFKYAFDETISYPEIVVTFAIEQGVASLVIKDNGVGFSDDGKDSFGTGLKLVKGLTGNIKGEATIISDNGTFIKIMFLPKGSPASEMQSSASSGMFSFETQTLY from the coding sequence ATGCGCCTCCTCCTATTTTTTATAATGACCTCTGCAGTCATCCGGGCGGCAGCTCAGGAATTCAGTCCACTCCAGGCCGATTCACTCAGGCATGAGTTGACGAATGCCAGTGACAACTACACGAGGGTAAAAACACTCATACACCTGGCTGAGTATCACATCTGGAAAAAGGGTGAATTCGCAATAAACCTGGACAGCGCAAATACCTGTCTGACCGAAGCAGACCGGCTAAATCGAACAGTGCGGTCGACAGAGTTGGCAGGCCATCAGTTACTCATGAAAGGGTTTATGCTCACGGAAGAGGGAAAAAGGAAGGAAGGTCAGGTAGCCGTCATGCAATCTATCCCCCTGCTGCAAAAAAGCAATAGTCAGCGTTTGCTTGGACTGGCTTATTTTGAGCTGCAGGCCTTTTATGATTATTCAGATAGCTGTCAACGCCGGGAACGTATCCGAATTACGGGTCTTGCAGTAAAGGCGTTCCACCAGGCAGGAGAAAAGGCACTGGAAGGATGGGCTCTCACCACACTGGGCGATCTCCATAGTATACAGGAAGAATATGCCGTTTCCAACGGATATCTTCTCCAGGCACTGGCAATATACGATGCCATTGGGCATAAGAAGACACAGGATGCATATGAACTGCTCGGCAGGAATTGCAACAACCAGGGGGACTACAGACGTGCATTCGAATATGCATTACTCGCACTGAAAGCGGCAAAAGCGACCAGCGATTCCAGTATGCAAATGGCTACCATCAACAACCTGCTTGGTTCGCTGTACCGGAACGCCGGCAGAGCGGAGATCAGCATTGCGTATTATCAGGAAGGACTGACCATAGCTTTACAGCACAACGATGGTCCGAATGCCCTATTAATGGCATATGTATTAGGCCGCACTTATCTTGACCTTCACCAGCCCCGCAAGGCCATTGAAGTTTTAGATGCGATTCCCCGGGGCCTGCTCGATTCTTCTAATGCCAGGGTAAAAGCCCTCATGGGAATGGTATACATGGAAGGGTACTATGCCAGGAAACAGTCCAAAAAAGCATACAAATATGCTGCTGTCCTGGAAAAGTTGATTGCTGAAAACACATTGACGGCTGAGTGGGTCAACCGCGCATGCATAGCATTGGTGAGGTATCATTTGAATGAACATGATATAGCCAAAGCCCGCCTGTATCTTGATAAATGCATGACCGTATCGCTGCTGCCCAACTCGCCCGAATGGGTTTCCCGATATGATATCAGTTATAAGGTCGATTCGGCCGAAGGAAACTACAGAGCGGCATTTCACGCTCTGCTCAAATACAAAACACAAGACGATTTACTCCACAATGATGTCAAAACACGACAGTTTCAACAACTGGATGTTGAATACGAAACCTCTAAGAAAGTGGATTCCATCTCTTTGCTTACCCAAAAAACCAACCTGCAGGCCACTAATCTGCGACAGGCCCGCCTGATCCGCAACATCACTATGATTGGTATTGTACTTACCCTGGCCGTCATAGGTCTGCTCTACCGGCAATACAAGCTCAAACAACGCAACAATAAGACAATGGCCATCAAAAACGAGCACCTGGAACACCTTGTCAACGAAAAAGAGTGGCTGCTGCAGGAAGTAAATCATCGCGTTAAGAATAATTTGCAGACCATTGTAAGTCTCCTTGAATTACAATCTGATTCTCTCAGTGGAGATGCACATTTCGCATTGCAAACCAGCCAAAACCGTATATACGCTACATCTCTGCTTTATCAAAAGCTTTACAGAACAGAGAATGTGTCTTCCGTCAACATGAAAGTGTACATTACAGAACTCGTACAACACCTCCAGGATGCACTTGGCAGCAGTACATCCGTAACTGTTACTTTAGATATTGCCCCTATTGAACTCGATGTCTCACAAGGTGTACCCCTCGGGCTGATAATAAATGAAATAATTACCAATTCATTCAAGTATGCATTCGATGAAACCATTTCATATCCGGAAATCGTTGTCACTTTTGCCATCGAGCAGGGTGTTGCCAGCCTTGTCATCAAAGACAATGGAGTCGGCTTTTCCGATGATGGCAAAGACAGCTTTGGGACCGGTCTAAAACTGGTAAAAGGATTGACGGGAAATATAAAAGGGGAGGCCACCATTATATCGGACAATGGCACCTTTATAAAAATCATGTTCTTGCCCAAAGGCTCACCCGCATCAGAAATGCAAAGCAGCGCGTCGTCGGGAATGTTTAGCTTCGAGACTCAGACGCTTTATTAA
- a CDS encoding helix-turn-helix domain-containing protein, translating to MKFHKHIPAYPLSDYIQHIVYVSGSNAAVPYIKELPDRGVNLVIELQENTINTVFLDTDLKEKRVMKNAWISGTQTQAILYENRQDSSILSVRFTTGGFYALTKIPITAIHPVCLEAELLLGNSFKHLYEQLINTDNVLQLFGHIETYFLRYTSDLRFEDSLVKFIDKNIEKPIDWLIKKSGYSQKHVVHIVKQHTGFSTKYLQRLHRFQKVIRDIQTFKGKTDWMALVNEYDYYDQAHFVKEFIQFTGIKPTQYLLSQMEMEENYLVADMILQPPNNH from the coding sequence ATGAAATTCCATAAACATATACCGGCTTATCCTTTATCTGATTACATTCAGCATATCGTGTATGTGAGTGGTTCAAATGCTGCTGTCCCATATATCAAAGAGCTGCCTGACAGAGGTGTCAATCTGGTCATTGAGCTACAGGAAAACACCATCAATACTGTCTTCCTCGACACAGATCTGAAGGAGAAAAGGGTGATGAAAAATGCCTGGATATCAGGTACACAGACACAGGCTATTTTATATGAAAACAGGCAGGATTCCAGTATCCTGAGTGTACGCTTCACAACAGGCGGTTTTTATGCACTAACGAAGATCCCTATAACAGCTATCCATCCTGTTTGCCTGGAGGCCGAACTGCTGTTAGGTAATTCTTTTAAGCATTTATACGAGCAGCTTATTAATACAGATAATGTGCTACAGTTGTTTGGCCATATAGAAACTTACTTCCTGCGATACACCAGCGATCTCCGTTTCGAAGATTCTCTGGTGAAATTTATTGATAAGAATATTGAAAAACCTATTGATTGGTTAATAAAGAAATCCGGATACTCCCAAAAACATGTCGTACATATCGTCAAACAACATACTGGTTTTTCAACCAAATACCTGCAAAGGCTCCATAGGTTTCAAAAGGTGATCAGGGATATCCAAACCTTTAAGGGGAAGACAGACTGGATGGCGCTTGTTAATGAATATGATTATTATGATCAGGCGCATTTTGTCAAGGAGTTTATCCAGTTTACAGGCATCAAACCCACACAATATTTATTATCGCAAATGGAAATGGAAGAAAATTATCTTGTTGCAGATATGATTCTGCAACCTCCTAATAATCATTAA
- a CDS encoding helix-turn-helix domain-containing protein: MKKQINNPFILALKAYNLTVEIHHHSAYQIVLSNDTPFTSTIKGQLCERIHGFLIKPQVPHFCVAEKGSLNVLNIEPYSNVGLELSNRFGQNEDHIVFHSPSETNTFFQTGQDTFDIYTIIDALLSTLPTVQYDERVTKIVEHIKTNYFRQDITPQTFADVVFLSPSRLAALFKQQTGSSISKYLLWTRLRQVIYLTLSEKDRSLTDIAYDTGFYDLPQLNKYMYEMFGMPPKALKHNSDLIQVY; the protein is encoded by the coding sequence ATGAAAAAACAAATAAATAATCCTTTCATTCTGGCACTGAAGGCATACAATCTTACCGTCGAAATTCATCACCATTCGGCCTATCAGATCGTTCTATCCAATGATACTCCTTTTACTTCTACCATTAAAGGCCAATTGTGTGAACGGATTCATGGCTTTTTGATCAAACCACAGGTGCCGCATTTTTGCGTAGCAGAAAAAGGAAGTTTAAACGTCCTGAACATCGAACCTTACTCCAATGTTGGTTTGGAACTTTCGAACAGGTTTGGTCAAAATGAGGACCACATTGTTTTTCATTCTCCCTCGGAAACAAATACATTTTTTCAAACCGGCCAGGATACCTTTGATATATATACCATTATAGATGCGCTGCTCTCAACCCTGCCAACTGTCCAATATGACGAAAGAGTAACAAAAATAGTAGAGCATATTAAAACCAATTATTTCCGACAAGACATAACGCCGCAAACATTTGCGGATGTGGTATTCCTTTCACCTTCCCGTTTAGCTGCACTTTTCAAACAACAGACCGGCAGCAGCATATCCAAATATCTATTGTGGACAAGGCTTCGCCAGGTCATTTATCTTACACTTTCTGAAAAAGACAGGAGCCTGACAGATATTGCATACGACACAGGCTTTTACGACCTGCCTCAACTGAATAAGTACATGTATGAGATGTTCGGCATGCCACCAAAAGCTTTAAAACATAATAGTGATCTGATACAAGTTTATTAG
- a CDS encoding LysR family transcriptional regulator: MLNLEWFRTFKAVYETGNLSTAAQTLFISQPGVSVHLNSLEAYTGYRLFERVTKKMVPTERGIILYNCIIDPINKLEEAEESFHRNSKVEKPTISVGMGFEIFKYTLEEHLAQLPFNLVLRFGEYRQILQELDTGKLDLILTPKKGSQTNLEYIPFTTERIILICGNETDTEQFDSLVLTNERTAIREWLKEQIWYTTAADMEYLEHFWMANFDCLPDLKPNYVVPYFSSILRCLSKGKGFAVIPDFLAKKELALKSVKLAWEGSPHVENTLHFGKRKKTIYANEIRQLEQILTMNWF; this comes from the coding sequence ATGTTGAATTTAGAATGGTTTAGAACATTTAAAGCAGTTTACGAGACGGGCAACCTGTCTACTGCTGCACAAACACTGTTTATTTCCCAGCCCGGTGTAAGCGTTCATCTAAACTCCCTGGAAGCCTACACCGGATACCGCCTGTTTGAACGGGTAACAAAAAAGATGGTACCCACGGAACGTGGTATTATACTGTATAATTGTATAATAGACCCTATTAACAAACTGGAGGAGGCAGAAGAATCCTTCCACAGAAATTCCAAAGTGGAAAAGCCAACGATCAGTGTAGGTATGGGGTTTGAAATCTTTAAATACACCCTTGAAGAGCACCTTGCACAATTACCTTTTAACCTTGTCTTACGGTTCGGAGAGTATCGCCAGATTCTGCAAGAACTTGACACAGGAAAACTTGATCTGATATTGACCCCGAAAAAAGGCAGTCAAACCAACCTGGAATATATCCCGTTTACTACAGAGCGTATCATTTTGATCTGTGGCAATGAAACAGATACCGAACAATTTGATAGCCTCGTATTGACCAATGAAAGGACGGCGATCCGGGAATGGCTGAAAGAGCAGATATGGTACACCACTGCAGCCGACATGGAGTATCTTGAGCATTTCTGGATGGCAAATTTTGATTGCCTGCCAGACCTTAAGCCAAACTATGTAGTTCCCTATTTCTCTTCTATACTGCGTTGCCTGAGTAAAGGAAAAGGCTTCGCCGTAATACCCGATTTTCTTGCTAAAAAAGAACTTGCACTTAAATCGGTTAAACTCGCCTGGGAGGGAAGTCCTCATGTGGAAAACACCCTGCATTTCGGTAAACGGAAAAAGACGATATACGCCAATGAGATCCGGCAACTGGAACAAATATTGACAATGAACTGGTTTTAA
- a CDS encoding winged helix-turn-helix transcriptional regulator, with product MVTKERICNDFNDCPITATMEVIGGKWKPVILYNLLSGTRRFGEIAIRIPNISRKVLTEQLKELERDGLVIREQYQEIPPRVEYSLTDKSRSLTSVFKEIADWGNENLLAKRPPDDKQ from the coding sequence ATGGTAACTAAGGAACGCATTTGTAACGACTTCAATGATTGTCCAATAACGGCAACAATGGAGGTAATTGGTGGAAAATGGAAACCTGTTATTTTGTATAATCTTCTGTCAGGTACCAGGCGGTTTGGTGAAATCGCCATTCGTATTCCTAACATTTCAAGAAAGGTACTTACTGAACAATTGAAGGAGTTGGAAAGAGACGGGCTGGTCATACGTGAGCAGTACCAGGAAATACCTCCCCGTGTTGAGTATTCACTTACAGATAAAAGCAGAAGTCTTACTTCCGTGTTTAAGGAAATTGCTGATTGGGGCAACGAAAATCTGTTAGCGAAGCGCCCTCCGGATGATAAACAATGA
- a CDS encoding epoxide hydrolase family protein: MTPFKIEVPQEVLNDLSVRLKQTRWTDEPENAGWNYGTNPGYLRELVDYWQNKYDWRTQETYLNQFPQFKTEIDGINVHFIYVKGKSEHAKPLILTHGWPDSFYRFHKVIPVLTDPGNNGGNADETFDLVIPSIPGFGFSDKVPQSSDQTARLWAKLMTEVLGYQTFYAAGGDIGSTITKSLANQYPLQVSAIHLTDVGYPNGREDWSAMSAPEQEFGRFIQQWFFAEGAFNLIQTTKPQTLGYSLNDSPVGLASWIIEKFHGWSGKPENLDNHYTKDELITNIMIYWITQTINTSIRTYAEEARVAWSAGLKSEIKVEVPTGVSLFPGEASFPIEWVNRKVNVQRFNVIEKGSHFAALNVPDLFAKELSDFFYSKF, translated from the coding sequence ATGACACCCTTTAAAATTGAAGTACCACAGGAAGTTTTGAACGATCTATCTGTAAGATTAAAACAGACCCGCTGGACTGATGAACCAGAAAACGCCGGCTGGAATTACGGTACTAACCCAGGCTATTTACGCGAACTGGTAGACTATTGGCAGAATAAGTATGATTGGAGGACACAGGAAACCTATCTGAATCAATTTCCCCAGTTTAAAACAGAAATAGATGGTATCAATGTGCATTTTATATATGTTAAAGGAAAATCTGAGCATGCCAAACCACTGATATTAACGCATGGCTGGCCCGACAGCTTCTACAGGTTTCACAAGGTGATCCCTGTGCTTACTGATCCCGGAAACAATGGCGGTAATGCAGATGAGACTTTTGACCTTGTCATCCCCTCAATACCTGGCTTTGGATTTTCGGATAAAGTTCCCCAAAGCAGTGACCAAACTGCCCGTTTATGGGCCAAGCTGATGACAGAGGTATTAGGATACCAGACGTTCTATGCTGCAGGAGGTGATATTGGTTCGACAATCACCAAGTCATTGGCCAATCAATATCCTTTACAGGTCTCGGCTATTCACTTAACGGATGTTGGCTATCCAAACGGACGGGAAGATTGGTCAGCGATGTCGGCGCCTGAGCAGGAGTTTGGCCGCTTTATACAACAATGGTTCTTTGCAGAAGGTGCTTTTAACCTTATTCAGACTACAAAGCCTCAGACATTAGGTTACAGCTTGAATGATTCCCCGGTGGGATTGGCATCCTGGATAATTGAAAAGTTCCATGGTTGGTCCGGCAAACCTGAAAATCTGGACAATCATTATACAAAAGACGAACTGATTACCAATATTATGATATATTGGATCACACAAACTATTAATACCTCGATCCGTACATATGCTGAGGAGGCCAGAGTGGCCTGGTCAGCAGGACTTAAATCAGAAATTAAGGTTGAAGTGCCTACCGGCGTATCGCTGTTTCCCGGAGAAGCGTCGTTTCCAATAGAATGGGTCAACAGGAAAGTAAATGTGCAACGATTTAATGTCATAGAAAAAGGCAGTCATTTTGCCGCCCTGAATGTGCCCGATCTATTTGCAAAAGAGCTTAGCGATTTCTTTTATAGCAAATTCTAA
- a CDS encoding DUF1772 domain-containing protein — translation MNILLLHILNGIAIVATAVVFGTDVFFALVGKKAATKSKDTSIADVMGHFHEVADARMPVIGATAIVSTLLQVLIAGFHTIQAQLAALSLVALLIHLTIYLTVARPVNNVMVDVVKFGRIVSNIRELQQRWDKVIGLRAALLFIAITGLILLNYC, via the coding sequence ATGAACATCCTCTTATTGCATATTTTAAATGGTATAGCGATAGTTGCTACTGCCGTTGTCTTCGGTACCGACGTATTTTTTGCCCTGGTAGGTAAAAAAGCCGCTACTAAAAGTAAAGACACCTCTATAGCCGATGTAATGGGTCATTTCCACGAAGTGGCAGATGCAAGGATGCCTGTCATCGGCGCCACTGCCATCGTCTCCACCCTGCTGCAGGTATTAATTGCCGGTTTCCATACCATCCAGGCACAACTGGCTGCACTCTCCTTGGTGGCCTTACTGATACATCTTACCATATACCTCACCGTGGCCAGGCCCGTAAATAATGTCATGGTAGATGTCGTAAAATTCGGTCGGATAGTGAGTAATATCAGGGAATTACAACAGCGCTGGGACAAGGTGATCGGTCTGCGGGCAGCCTTGTTATTCATAGCGATCACGGGCCTTATCCTGCTAAACTATTGCTAA